The Acidobacteriota bacterium genome includes a region encoding these proteins:
- a CDS encoding CRTAC1 family protein, protein MGRSAFVVAAWSVFALAFVALVSPALAQTYVEDAAATKFNFVSDYGPTFPALASTGADLLQRNMGTGLAVGDVDGDGDLDVLMLDQLGRTNRLFVNELDVGAKRFKDETVSSGLGDTGLSRVAQFADLDNDGDVDLVLVNDDDGSGSYPTSKIYRNDGTGVFTDVTAGSGFDPVGYFRCGLSIADFDGDGLLDLYVPAWTREVGSGSPEFDAWNRVYLNLGSLQFEDVTATNIPLFARDSFGAVIANFDGNLDPDIFVAVDHTADAYYNNVGGRFFDRSMAVGATHTGNDMGLAVGDIDNDLDLDVFASNITDPDLYFGTTQFNAMNVNEFAATGTVYFNDEAGARGVADTYWGWGADFTDADNDGDLDLVVVSGFQQFIALVGLPNSALLDTPSVFFRNNGSGQFTRDDGVGLLAPDDSRALIAFDYDRDGDEDLVVGNLLDPSRLYENTSGQSNNYLSVRLVQRPGLNRDGVGARLLATIGGTTHRRDIVSGESYLSGNAAEAHFGLGSSSTVSPLVIRWTDGTESTLLNVAANQLLTVSQGGVDGDLDGVGDAVDCAVADPAIWSQPPEPVKLRVESASPTGFAWRQPVDSGTTTPTYDLLRSGSATDWSGSTCVEDGTSAITASDGSVPASIYYYLVRIRSTCGSLVGPATAGSRVVPACS, encoded by the coding sequence ATGGGACGATCAGCGTTTGTCGTCGCGGCTTGGTCAGTGTTCGCGCTGGCCTTCGTGGCTCTTGTGTCTCCCGCGTTGGCTCAGACCTACGTCGAAGACGCCGCGGCGACGAAATTCAATTTTGTCTCCGACTATGGCCCCACATTCCCGGCGCTCGCATCGACCGGCGCCGACCTGCTGCAGCGAAACATGGGGACGGGTCTGGCCGTCGGCGATGTGGATGGCGACGGCGATCTGGACGTCCTCATGCTCGACCAGCTCGGTCGCACCAACCGCCTGTTCGTCAACGAGTTGGACGTCGGTGCGAAGCGTTTCAAGGACGAGACCGTCAGTTCGGGGCTGGGAGATACGGGCCTCTCGCGGGTCGCTCAATTTGCCGACCTCGACAACGACGGCGATGTCGACCTGGTCCTCGTCAACGACGACGACGGCAGCGGTAGTTACCCGACAAGCAAGATCTACCGAAACGACGGCACCGGAGTCTTTACCGACGTCACGGCCGGTTCGGGGTTCGACCCGGTCGGTTATTTTCGATGCGGTTTATCGATCGCCGACTTCGACGGCGATGGCCTCCTCGATCTCTACGTTCCGGCCTGGACCCGCGAGGTCGGCTCCGGCTCCCCGGAGTTTGACGCGTGGAACCGTGTCTACCTGAACCTTGGGAGTTTGCAGTTCGAGGACGTGACCGCGACCAACATTCCGCTGTTCGCGCGGGACAGTTTCGGGGCGGTCATCGCCAATTTTGACGGAAACCTCGATCCGGACATCTTCGTCGCCGTCGATCATACGGCCGACGCCTACTACAACAACGTCGGGGGGCGCTTCTTCGATCGGTCGATGGCGGTCGGGGCGACTCACACCGGAAACGACATGGGTCTTGCGGTCGGAGACATCGACAACGACCTGGACCTCGATGTCTTCGCCAGCAATATTACGGACCCGGATCTCTATTTCGGCACCACCCAGTTCAATGCCATGAACGTCAACGAGTTCGCGGCCACCGGGACCGTCTATTTCAACGACGAGGCCGGCGCGCGGGGCGTCGCCGACACCTACTGGGGGTGGGGCGCGGACTTCACGGATGCGGACAACGACGGTGACCTGGACCTCGTCGTCGTGTCGGGCTTCCAGCAGTTCATCGCTCTTGTCGGCCTACCCAACTCGGCACTCCTGGACACCCCGTCCGTCTTCTTCCGCAACAACGGGTCGGGTCAGTTCACCCGGGACGACGGCGTGGGTCTCCTGGCACCGGATGATTCCAGAGCGTTGATCGCGTTCGACTACGACCGGGACGGTGACGAGGATCTCGTCGTCGGCAACCTGCTCGATCCCTCAAGGCTGTACGAGAACACGAGCGGACAGTCCAACAACTACCTGTCCGTCCGGCTCGTTCAGCGTCCGGGATTGAATCGTGACGGCGTGGGAGCGCGCCTGCTGGCCACCATCGGTGGGACCACCCATCGTCGCGACATCGTTTCCGGCGAGAGCTATCTCTCGGGCAATGCAGCGGAGGCGCACTTCGGCCTCGGCTCGTCATCGACGGTCTCTCCGCTGGTCATCCGCTGGACCGACGGGACGGAGAGCACACTCCTGAATGTCGCCGCCAACCAACTTCTGACGGTCTCCCAGGGTGGCGTCGATGGAGATCTCGACGGCGTCGGCGACGCCGTCGACTGCGCGGTGGCGGATCCCGCCATCTGGAGTCAGCCGCCGGAGCCCGTGAAACTGCGAGTCGAGTCTGCGTCACCGACCGGGTTTGCCTGGCGGCAGCCCGTCGATTCCGGAACGACGACCCCGACCTACGACCTGCTTCGCTCCGGCAGCGCGACGGACTGGAGTGGGTCGACCTGTGTCGAGGACGGGACCTCCGCCATCACGGCAAGCGACGGTTCCGTTCCCGCTTCGATCTACTACTACCTGGTCCGGATTCGATCGACCTGCGGATCCCTGGTCGGGCCGGCAACAGCCGGCTCCAGGGTGGTTCCGGCCTGTAGCTAG
- a CDS encoding ABC transporter permease, with product MHFLEYLRTAGGNLVRQKLRSLLTMLGMIFGVGAVISMLSIGAGAQAEALEMIDAMGLRNILIREKAVDNEDLFTIRERSQGLKRTDIDNMRMVARDITLASAQKRIRVDRVLSPHGRSEGAVLGVGRNYFELSNLSISRGTLFDADESDGFQRVCVLGDRAREELFAFEDPIGRPVKISDTWFTVVGLLAPQILAKDSFQGVDLDSADNSVFIPISTALKMYELSTLSSELDEIVLQVAHGASIESTTRIIDEVLEDLHGGERDFTIIVPQDLLDQSRRTRRIFNIVMGGIAGISLLVGGIGIMNIMMASVLERTREIGVRRAIGARRRDILSQFLFEAVLISLLGGMLGVILGISIAQGVSALSDWSTVVTGFSILLSFSFSVTVGIVFGTYPAVNAARLNPIDALGYE from the coding sequence ATGCACTTCCTCGAGTACCTGCGGACCGCAGGCGGAAACCTCGTCAGGCAGAAACTGCGTTCACTCCTGACCATGCTCGGGATGATCTTTGGCGTGGGTGCGGTAATTTCCATGTTGTCGATCGGGGCAGGTGCACAGGCCGAGGCCCTCGAGATGATCGACGCGATGGGCCTCCGGAACATCCTCATTCGCGAGAAGGCGGTCGACAACGAGGATCTATTCACGATCCGAGAGCGTAGTCAGGGCCTGAAGCGAACCGACATCGACAACATGCGGATGGTCGCCCGGGACATTACGCTTGCAAGCGCCCAGAAGAGAATCCGAGTCGATCGGGTCCTCTCGCCCCATGGCCGCAGCGAGGGGGCGGTTCTTGGAGTCGGCCGCAATTACTTCGAACTCTCGAACCTCTCGATCTCTCGGGGCACTCTCTTCGATGCCGATGAATCGGACGGCTTCCAGCGTGTCTGCGTCCTCGGGGATCGCGCTCGCGAGGAGCTGTTTGCCTTCGAGGACCCGATCGGCCGACCCGTAAAGATCAGCGATACGTGGTTTACGGTCGTCGGACTGCTCGCCCCGCAGATCCTCGCCAAGGACTCGTTCCAGGGTGTCGATCTCGACAGTGCGGACAACTCGGTCTTCATTCCCATCAGCACGGCTCTCAAGATGTACGAGCTTTCCACACTCTCGAGCGAACTCGACGAGATCGTGTTGCAGGTCGCCCACGGCGCATCGATCGAAAGCACCACCCGGATCATCGATGAGGTGCTTGAGGATCTCCATGGCGGCGAACGTGATTTCACGATCATCGTCCCGCAAGACCTTCTGGATCAGAGCCGCAGGACGCGACGGATCTTCAACATCGTCATGGGTGGGATCGCCGGGATCTCGTTGCTGGTCGGTGGGATCGGGATCATGAATATCATGATGGCCAGCGTTCTGGAGCGAACTCGGGAGATTGGCGTTCGCCGTGCCATCGGCGCTCGACGGCGCGACATCCTCTCGCAGTTCCTGTTTGAGGCGGTCCTCATCTCGTTGCTCGGCGGCATGCTGGGCGTGATCCTGGGGATCAGCATCGCTCAGGGCGTCTCCGCGTTATCGGACTGGTCCACGGTCGTGACCGGATTCTCGATCCTGCTGTCCTTCAGCTTCTCCGTCACGGTCGGGATCGTGTTCGGGACCTACCCGGCGGTCAATGCGGCCCGGCTGAACCCTATCGACGCGCTTGGCTACGAATAG
- a CDS encoding efflux RND transporter periplasmic adaptor subunit — protein sequence MNLRCAGLLTLGLLLIAGCGDPPVDDTVLIVAETTSIHLYVPADGYLEATDASPIAVPRVPTGALQVKDLAREGTLVKKGDVVVTFDDTKLNIDLENHRASFASSEQRLTGNDLNAEIAEGTLSVMREVAELERDNVSAFQIVDTTIYSKQEMLEDEVRLDDAEETIVFADASIQLRGEFYEIEERILDVEKEQVSGNISRVETSLGNMVLRSPLSGLVLYRKNWRGASVGVGDSLFSGNVIMSIVDPDSAALTAFVAERDAARIEKGADAEVRIDARPGHVFAGKVDHVAELSRPIERGSPVKFTEIRVALTDVPAGLLKPGMKGTAQVSAGRVEDRIVVPRAALRGEGEQQFVVVAENGQFVRRPVVPGTGDRVRVVIDEGLAAGERVVLGDVELARDSEDASSSPDAG from the coding sequence ATGAATCTACGCTGCGCAGGTCTCCTGACCCTCGGGCTGCTGTTGATCGCCGGATGTGGCGATCCTCCCGTCGACGACACCGTCCTCATCGTGGCGGAGACGACGTCTATCCACCTGTACGTCCCGGCAGACGGCTATCTCGAAGCCACGGATGCTTCGCCGATCGCGGTCCCGCGAGTTCCGACCGGCGCGCTGCAGGTCAAGGATCTGGCGCGGGAGGGTACGTTGGTCAAGAAGGGCGATGTCGTCGTCACCTTCGACGACACGAAACTGAATATCGACCTGGAAAACCATCGGGCGTCGTTCGCGTCATCCGAGCAACGGCTGACGGGAAACGATCTCAACGCGGAAATCGCCGAGGGGACCCTGAGCGTGATGCGTGAGGTCGCAGAGCTCGAGCGCGACAACGTCTCTGCGTTTCAGATCGTGGACACGACGATCTACAGCAAGCAGGAGATGCTTGAAGACGAGGTTCGACTCGATGACGCCGAGGAGACGATCGTGTTTGCCGATGCAAGCATCCAGCTCCGGGGTGAGTTTTACGAGATCGAGGAACGGATCCTCGATGTGGAGAAAGAGCAGGTAAGCGGCAACATCAGCCGTGTCGAGACCAGTCTTGGCAACATGGTACTTCGCTCCCCGCTCTCGGGTCTGGTGCTCTATCGAAAGAACTGGCGAGGAGCCTCGGTCGGTGTGGGCGACTCGCTGTTCTCGGGAAATGTCATCATGTCGATCGTCGATCCGGACAGTGCCGCATTGACGGCATTCGTTGCGGAGCGTGACGCCGCCCGCATAGAGAAGGGTGCCGACGCAGAGGTACGCATCGACGCCCGCCCCGGACACGTGTTCGCAGGTAAGGTGGACCACGTCGCCGAGCTCTCCCGTCCCATCGAGCGAGGGTCTCCCGTCAAGTTCACGGAAATACGCGTCGCCCTGACCGACGTCCCCGCAGGTCTTCTGAAGCCCGGGATGAAGGGAACCGCGCAAGTCTCGGCCGGCCGCGTCGAGGATCGCATCGTCGTCCCGCGCGCGGCATTGCGCGGAGAGGGTGAACAACAGTTTGTCGTGGTAGCGGAGAACGGCCAATTTGTGCGTCGACCCGTGGTTCCCGGGACCGGTGATCGCGTTCGAGTGGTGATCGACGAGGGACTGGCCGCCGGCGAGCGCGTCGTCCTCGGTGATGTCGAACTCGCCCGCGACTCCGAGGATGCCTCCTCTTCGCCGGACGCAGGTTAG
- a CDS encoding efflux RND transporter periplasmic adaptor subunit, with protein MSRRSARYLGFTALAIVILVVVVLGSRSSEGSRWARVERGDLPLVVEAPGKLESKIHIEIGPPSVRDVWRYNLTWMIPEGSWVKEGDVVARFDATDLEDRLRIERATLETTRQTKDKEQRNLDVALRELRLDLVRAEGELKLVDLDLSVPESLVSSLEVRENELRRDLARRRVGFLQEKIGFEQEWVRSSLQLLDAKQKFSEDRIAYYEEVRDKFNIPSPVGGLVVYIPKRNGDRWEVGEAVWMLAKIIRVADVSTLQVESTVLEADAAAVAPGQPAEIKIDAIPGMVLSTSVGSIGKIVRERSIQDRSKIFDAILPLHEIDTEVLRPGMGVTVRVETRRVVGQLTIPLAAVRKDADGTWVAVARSGGTRRQSIVLGERGAERVIVREGLKEGDRLQLPERS; from the coding sequence ATGAGTCGCCGAAGCGCTCGCTATCTTGGTTTCACCGCCCTTGCGATCGTCATCCTCGTGGTCGTCGTCCTCGGGTCAAGGTCGAGCGAAGGTTCGCGATGGGCGCGGGTGGAGCGTGGTGACCTACCGCTCGTCGTCGAGGCGCCCGGGAAACTCGAGTCCAAGATCCATATCGAGATCGGACCCCCATCGGTGAGGGATGTCTGGCGGTACAACTTGACCTGGATGATTCCGGAAGGAAGCTGGGTCAAGGAAGGCGACGTCGTCGCTCGATTCGATGCGACGGATCTGGAAGATCGGCTGCGAATCGAGCGGGCGACGCTCGAGACCACACGACAGACAAAGGACAAGGAGCAACGGAACCTCGACGTCGCGCTGAGGGAATTGCGTCTTGACCTCGTTCGCGCCGAGGGCGAACTGAAACTGGTGGATCTCGATCTCTCAGTTCCGGAGAGCCTTGTCTCTTCTCTTGAAGTCCGCGAGAACGAGTTGCGAAGAGATCTGGCCCGGCGTCGCGTCGGGTTTCTGCAGGAGAAGATCGGCTTCGAACAGGAGTGGGTACGTTCATCCCTTCAGTTGCTCGACGCCAAACAGAAATTCAGCGAGGACCGCATCGCCTACTACGAGGAGGTCAGAGACAAATTCAACATCCCCTCCCCGGTCGGTGGCCTCGTCGTCTACATCCCTAAGCGGAACGGGGACCGCTGGGAGGTAGGCGAGGCCGTCTGGATGTTGGCCAAGATCATTCGTGTGGCTGACGTATCGACTCTCCAGGTCGAGTCCACCGTCCTCGAAGCAGATGCGGCCGCCGTCGCGCCCGGGCAGCCTGCTGAGATCAAGATCGACGCGATTCCCGGGATGGTCCTCTCCACCAGTGTCGGCAGCATCGGCAAGATCGTTCGAGAGCGCTCCATTCAGGATCGCAGCAAGATCTTCGATGCCATCCTCCCATTGCATGAGATCGACACCGAAGTCTTGCGACCCGGAATGGGCGTGACCGTTCGAGTCGAGACCCGTCGCGTCGTGGGACAACTCACGATTCCTCTTGCGGCGGTCCGCAAGGACGCGGATGGAACGTGGGTCGCCGTCGCACGATCGGGAGGCACCCGAAGGCAATCGATCGTTCTCGGCGAACGAGGCGCCGAGCGGGTCATCGTTCGCGAGGGCCTGAAGGAAGGCGATCGATTGCAATTGCCGGAACGCTCATGA
- a CDS encoding efflux RND transporter periplasmic adaptor subunit: protein MGLSVRIRAACLSAALLAILGCGGTEDAPAGSQSTPSVTRSAVFERGPFERSLLLTGELEAVRSIEVKSPQTAMFQLRILFMADEGSTVEPGDPLIGFDDSSLADRVRVLEAEILNAEIAILSSHNQLASQLKDLEIELAEKQFERDRAALLASIDPEVLSRKEYSERQLAFSKAEESLAETQERLALTQGRGTTQAEVLRIDREKKKKDLRTARSDLSLLTIQAPAAGLVVFATRDRTTTKHQEGDSCWPGQVLVSLPDLSEMKAVFLVNEVDAPQLEVGMPIEIDLDAFPGQTVSGQIEHIPSMAVRRSDSSKIAIFRVEATLSETWSDGMMKPGMSARGRVVLDRHADAPLVARGSVASDGETYWLFTASGRTTIDPIARNSTHYLLTEDAWSQLTVTAPEAGGATGVKDAAP, encoded by the coding sequence ATGGGTCTTTCGGTGAGAATTCGTGCGGCCTGCCTATCGGCCGCCCTCCTGGCGATTCTGGGCTGTGGGGGGACCGAAGACGCTCCCGCCGGGTCCCAATCGACGCCGAGCGTCACCCGGTCGGCGGTCTTCGAGCGCGGTCCGTTCGAGCGATCCCTCCTCCTCACCGGGGAACTCGAGGCCGTTCGCTCCATCGAGGTCAAGTCGCCACAGACCGCCATGTTCCAGTTACGCATTCTGTTCATGGCGGACGAGGGCTCCACGGTCGAACCGGGGGATCCACTGATCGGATTCGACGACTCGTCACTGGCCGATCGTGTGCGTGTCCTCGAGGCAGAGATCCTCAACGCCGAGATCGCCATCCTCTCGTCGCACAACCAGCTGGCCAGCCAGCTGAAAGACCTCGAGATCGAGTTGGCGGAGAAGCAGTTCGAGCGCGATCGCGCGGCGCTGCTGGCGTCGATCGACCCGGAGGTGCTCTCGCGAAAAGAGTACAGCGAGCGGCAGTTGGCGTTCTCGAAGGCCGAGGAGTCGCTGGCCGAGACGCAAGAGCGATTGGCGTTGACGCAGGGACGCGGAACCACCCAGGCCGAGGTCCTGAGAATCGATCGCGAGAAGAAGAAGAAAGATCTGCGGACCGCCCGCAGTGATCTGTCCCTTCTGACGATTCAGGCGCCGGCAGCCGGGCTGGTCGTCTTCGCCACCCGGGACAGGACGACGACGAAGCACCAGGAGGGCGATTCCTGCTGGCCGGGCCAGGTCCTGGTGAGTCTGCCGGACCTGAGCGAGATGAAGGCGGTCTTTCTGGTCAACGAGGTCGATGCCCCGCAACTGGAAGTCGGGATGCCGATCGAGATCGACCTCGACGCTTTCCCCGGCCAAACGGTTTCCGGACAGATCGAACATATCCCCTCGATGGCCGTGCGTCGCAGTGACAGTTCGAAGATCGCCATCTTCCGCGTCGAGGCGACTCTCTCGGAGACCTGGAGTGACGGGATGATGAAGCCCGGCATGTCGGCCAGAGGCCGGGTCGTGCTCGATCGACATGCCGACGCTCCACTCGTCGCTCGTGGCTCGGTCGCGAGCGATGGAGAGACGTACTGGCTCTTCACGGCCTCGGGAAGAACGACGATCGATCCGATCGCACGCAATTCGACCCACTACCTGCTGACGGAGGATGCGTGGTCCCAGCTCACCGTCACGGCGCCTGAGGCCGGCGGAGCGACCGGCGTGAAGGATGCGGCGCCATGA